Within the Mugil cephalus isolate CIBA_MC_2020 chromosome 1, CIBA_Mcephalus_1.1, whole genome shotgun sequence genome, the region AAATGTTTGATAAGGTGTTTTATTAACACTTTTGTCTCGTttcagaaaaaactaaaaaagaagaaaatattgaCCTGCATCACAAAAATGctataataaatcaataaatctaGAATATGATATCGAAACTGATTTATAGAGAAGAAATTGAAGTCTCTCTGTGACACAAGATCAGACAAAATTTATTTCTTCATTGTACatgagagagtaaaaaaaaaattcatgaggtctttactctctctctctctctcccacggaaactaactggtgacaacaagaagcttcaagaggagaaacatcagctgaagaaggagatggagaccagaaacaaagagctggagaccaaaaacaaagagatggagaccagaaacaaaaagatggagaccagaaacaaagagatggaggagataaaagatgaggtgaagaacaagctcatagacatggagagagaagtcaaagtcaactttgtTATCAGTTTCAATATGTGCAACacatacaggattgaaattatcTTCCTCAAAGGCTACGATGCagcaactaaacaaataaatataatcatgAAAAATGCAAACGTTGAGATTTAAAAGTGGAGCATGAAATAGATATAATATGATGTTGATTCACTTCAATAAAtacttcagaaagaaaacaatgaaatcatgAACAAGACTTGATGACATCTCAGAGAAACACTAAACAGAACTGATCAGGaatgaaatctgtcttcatctcttctttctaccAGTTACTGAAGAGATCAACCAACATGagagaaacatcagagagaaataaaggagctggaaacagaggtccatgttgaatccagatcttttaattccataataaggaagaagtttagaaccaaatcagtttgtcatgttcctcaatcaaagtaaatgtttctcatcatgtctctttatgtgacttcactctcagtgggagaagaagctcaaagaggaggagaagaaaagagaaagagctgagaaagaagtggagacactgaagaggaaactggagactgaggtttgtctctttctcctgagaatcatcaaatcatttttctatattctatcagattgtggacagcagagatggttctaaaactgaagtgttgctcattggttctgaaaccagagacagaaactcagcaggaaactggaagaactgggaaTAATCTTAGAGTCAGATCTCAGGTCTGAggttcacattagaaacatgacTAAGAAGGGAAGCTCTGTGGTCGGCGTGTGATTCTCCAGCTTGTGTGATTGATAGGTTTGGCAGCATTGGACATAGTTTTTCACCTCCAGTGCCTCTAGTCTTTGTAGGTTTAGACAGATTGTGGCTGAAATCTCACCCATATTCCAAGTGGGACCAATCCTTCTCACCCAAACTCTCCTCAGTGGAAAGGCCCATGCAGGGTCATGAGGAAACTGAATCCGTTAAATTGTGAAATAGTTCTGAGAGACTCTGGTGAGGACCTGGTGTGAATGTGGCTCAGCTTCAGCCATGCTacccagctgcagctgaatggGTCGAGAAACAAGGTCAGCAGGTGATAAGAGTCTTTGGAGGAGTCTGAGGATGAAGACCTCCCTGGTTTCTCATCTGATGATTAAGTTAATTAACTTACTGCCTGGTACCACAGCGGTGGAGTCATGCTGACCTACCTTGGAGCATGACGTCACTTAGACTCTTAGACAGCTGGATGGATGAGGAAACAGTGTTCACATCCTGTGGTTAACCAGGAAGTCAGTAAGTTACTCCcacaaaataatgaactaaaataagttgtgtttggagtcttttctttctttctttgaattaCGAACTGAACGTAACTCCTCgtgtatttttcttcaaattaaacTTTCAATACATTGAATGAACCTTGACTGACACCATTAGAGGCACTGCTGCCATCTCGTATTTGCATCTGCGGCAAAAATTAGTCAGTCGGCTCAGGGTTTGATTGCAGCCATTGTTAATACTCTGGCGAATGCTTGTAGTTTTTAGTAgtagtgtttacttttatgtgcaacgaagcaaCAGTAACAAattaatttccctcgtggagcattaaaatctgtctaagtctaactCTATTGTTGTGAATACGCTGATCGCagcgaatgttagcattagcatatacattcattttgccATTAACATTAGCCGGAAACTAACGCATTTTTGTATAACGgtgttttcggtatataaaactTTGTGTTCGTCCGGTTTTACAGTGTTTAAATAGTCTTAGCGGATCACGTGAGTCAGAGTTTTTCATGGGACCTGTTGCTGTGGTAGCGGGGGCAGAATACAAAGTTTCATACAATATTGTAACGTCTGACCGGACATTCACGGACAGTCCGaaatcttcacaacacattaaTGCAGGGTCGCTACAATATCAAGTTTCATTCAATGTTGCCATTGTAAGCGGAAGATGCCATCATTACAAAAGCAATATTACATAGTGccattattgttttaatgttcgGCTTAGAAATATATGCTTGTGGGTAGATTGTGTTTATAATactgaagatgtgtgtgtgaagatgtCATCTATTATTTGGAATACCACCAATTGCGGTgaatattagcattagcatatacattttGCCATTAACGTTAGTCAGAAGCTAAAACATATTGTTAAAACAGTATTTTtggtatataaaactaatttgttacaataatttaacaataatttatttaacagaaaataatcaaatactCAAAAGTAATGGTTTAAATCTGTGGGATGTGAAAGTCAGAGGAaaaagtttaagaaaaaaataaaagattcatgaaggaggtctgttgttaatctcagctcctctttctgtcttctctctcctcagctggaaaaactaactggtgacaacaagaagcttcaagaggagaaacatcagctgaagaaggagatggagacaagaaacaaagagatggagatcagaaacaaagagctggagaccaggaagaaagagctggagaccagaaacaaagagatggagaccaggaACAAACAGATAGAGGAGATGAAACagaaggtgaagaacaagctcaaaGACATGAAGAGAGAAGTCAAATTCAACTTTGTTATCAATTCCGATATGTGCAACACATGCAGGATTGAAATTagcttcctcttccttcttcctttaaTTGCTACAGTGCagcaattaaacaaaaaaatatgatcaTGAAAAATTCAAACGTCAAGTGgagcatgaaatatatatattatgatgttgattcacttcaataaatagttcagaaagaaaacaatgttcctcaatcaaagtaaatgtttctcatcatgtctctttatgtgacttcactatcagtgggagaagaagctcaaagaggaggagaaaaaaagagaaagagctgagaaagaagtggagacactgaagaggaaactggagccTGAGGTTCTTCACTAATAaagtctgaatgattgagagatagaacatgaagctgactgatgtgaaaggactaatctgtggatgtcgtctcaTCCCAGTCAGAGAGAATCAaacctgaagaaacacagaacagcagcagctcagacagtcagaAGACGTCAGGAGACATCACTGTGGTGATTAATGACCGCTACAACTATATCTGTCTGAGAAACAAatctgatcaggtgatgttgttttaagggtcattttgtttatatagaaaatattaatttaacagatttaatagacaccaacattaattttttcctgtctctgcgtctcattcttcttcttgtgtttcatttccgtcctgcaggacaaaccattgggaggacgtcagttaaaagtccagatcagTAAAcaacccatcacatacacatttgatccatcaGTGGAACTCAAGGCTGGAGACAGAgttactgtgagtctttgtagatgtttcattgatgctgttatattttccattttcttacttttccttcagtttttctaattattattttctgactgtgactctgtgacctttggatttactacatttataGTTCTACCGTCCAGACTGTGATGAGAGTTTTACTCTACCTCATCGACTGGAGTGGGAGGACCTGAAGTACTGGAGCcctggagacagagtccaggtctctctgcagtgaaatagttcctagttgaactccttcaataaagttcagtgatccagcaaacagcaacattatagatgagaaacagcacgactcagatcttcctgcagaaaccacacactgcagagaaagtctctggaaacacttggctccattttattggattagtcaagtttgatgtgaacgttggtttgtttaaagacttttacaggatgacgtcagtgttttatgttgttaaaatctgacagaattagtattttaatgttttaattctaCTTTTTTACATAGTTGATTGTAATGAGAGGCTTTAATGTGACAATTTAATAAAGACAtacttttccatttaaagaCTTGTGCATGTGATAAAGAGTTCTACTTAAAACATTTTGTCACCTTCAGAATTTTCTCTATACAGTTATTTTAACTCTATATTTGCTTATTCAAGAACATGAACCAATATAACATATCAGTGAGGAGCACCTCTAGGATTAGAAGTTAATTTAAAGATCTAATCAGAGTCCATGaactgaatgtgaagagaaactgtgtcttggaggaagacaagaacaccagtggttctccagagcACTGAGGGGTCGAGTTTGGCCCACTTGCCTTTTGGCTTTGTACTTCCATTTAGCCCCATTCAGATCTAATGAATAGGGCAGTAAATTACCTTTTAACCTTCACGCGTtgtacacacttcacaaacccaaAATCAGGAAGAGAACCAAGAAGAGGAATCACATACTAGAACAGCAGACTGTAGTCACATGAAGATGTGTTTAATTTGTTCACTtggaagcaacacaaaaacgAGACATTCACAAACACTTAATATACTTCCATTTAgtcctgttcagaccttccaCTAAACATCAAGTGTCCAGATCAAGCAGCGACTTCCAGCTCTGAGTGTTGAAGCTCATGAGGAAGtgtaaaaaactgcagttcatccagTGGCCACTGGAGGCgacaaaagggagcaaatccccatagacccccatgttaaaaaacccaactttacagcttcattaaacatgtttacagcctggttcaaaaaactgttttggtctcaGTGGTTTGTTTCACTATTTATGACAACTGTTACAACTAGATGGAGCCATTAATCACAAACAagtgacgtctgttcattaatAATGAGTCTTTAAAAAGAGTCTCTCCTTGTAGCTGTGAActaggaaataaatctgaacttaaatcaacagaaaacaattatttaatatgAGAAGACTCATCAGAATTAGTCATTAAAAACATGAGATGATGTGAAAGGAggtaaaaagttgtgttttttttatcatttgtcatttcaactttaaataacAGGTGCAGCACATAGTGAAATGAGAGGACGTCCCTCTGGGACCATGGAGCTGCATgaagacacaacactgaaaacaatacAAGGGACTGAAGATAAAGTGCACGTGTGCAAACTCGAGCAGACGACACAAAACTGTGCAGGACGACAGtggaaaacacaatgcatctacacaaagatattacacagaacaaagagcaacgtGGGCTAATAGACTAACAGAGTACGAGTTACAGCGGTTATTtatcatcttattttaaatgacatgaaaagtcttagttcaacagaacaacacaatacaacacatatataaatacaatctgATTATACGTAGTGTTATTGTGTGAGCCACTTGCTCTTGCCCTGAATCATATCTGTAGTATTGGGAGGATATGAGCTAAACAGCTGCACCAGCCACATCCATTACACTACACCTCTGCACCTGAAGGCAGTTAAAACTCTAACTGGAGTAACGTCAATAATTTaatgctgcaacacaaacaaaaggttcacatcaaaaagaaatgACATCAGCCgtgttccttctccttttgtttttacttgtaaaACTTCATCTGCTACTGAGGTCATGTAAACTGACCTCTAAAGTGTCTTTCAACTACCAGCTGCACCTTTAAACtaacttaaatattttagtaaatcagagtttaattaaacaaaatcttTACCTGAAGTGCCATAAAACCtgtgaccttttaaaaaaattctaaaaCTGGCACAGGTTTAATCTGAACCGTCACTCACAAATCTGTCCAAGTTAAAGACAGACGccaacagaatttaaaaaaaaaaaattcctatGGTGACGTCAAATCACAAAAGGAAAGTATCTTAAATACAGTGTAAAAGTACCCGGCTTTTTATTTAGTGCTTTTCCAGCATGTTGTGACCAAGACAGGAACATAATCTACCGTGGACTTTTCTGACAAGTCCattctttagaaataaataaatataatttaaaatgaaacaacaatgtagttagtagtagttccAGTCGCTCCACATGGAAAATATCTTGTACAGTGTTTTTGGCTGAGagacattaatgaattattcttCAAGCTGAACTTGATTTGAATGTCCAGTGGTCGATGGCTGAGACGTCTCAGAGCCACTGGAcagtccttcaaccaatcagagccacagaactatttctgtgcacaactgtcagcttttcttccttttaagtCATTTCCTGTCAATTTCTCAGGTGAGGTGTATGACTACTGTTAAACCACGCCCCCGAgcgatctgattggtccagcagaaTCCGTTCTCAGTGGAGAGAGTCCAGACTGAGATTTTCCAACCTGAGGTTTTGTGGATTTTTGGGCATCTGAGAAGCTCTTCAGACGTTTGGCAAAGAACTAATCGATTCTTCTTCAAGATTGTCCTGGTTGCCGTCAACAGCGTCTTCAGGTTGGACTTGGTTTGTGTCAGCGGGAGGTGATCTTGCTCCTGCTGGTCCTCCTCTCATGTCCattaacatctttttttaaGCCAGGCTCTCAGGCTGGTTGCATCGTGTTTGGGGAAGCTTTATACTTGACACTGAAAGAACaattaacagaacaaacaaaacgtTAGCTGACTCCTGGAAAAAGTCTGTACAGCGCAAGAAACAAGAaatttaggtttaggtttgaCTTACGTCTCTTTCTGATGCCGTTTTATGAAGAGATAAACACCAAGAGCTGTGAGGATTACAATGACGACAACCACGGCAATCACAAGCGGCACATGTGAATGACCACCTGatgggaaagaaaagacatttaaatacacaatcaaAAGTGAAGTTGAAATCGATCTGACACCAGAACTGTTCCCTTACCAAGATCAACGTCTGTCCCGTTCTTTGAATCTGGAGTTTGGTCGACTATGGGAATCAGTGACGCATCTGTCCAGGTAACTATGTCTGCatctggaaaaaacaaattccAACCAAATATATTAattgtggaaaatgtattttgacaAACCAGTTATAGAAACTATGATGAGATGCGTTCCCGTCATTAGTTAGCGTTAGCCCACCAAAACTAACAACATGCTACAAACAATGTGGCTAGAAATTAGGTGAAGAACACAACATTTGAAGGAGCATCACTCAGATACTTATGCAGCCTCCATCATGGTCAGTAGCAaactatgaagttaaagaagtctcatctaagtacatTATAAGTTATAAGAGAGTGtaatggattagcatttagcaaactaaagtggtaaaaattacttttcaatGCTAAAATGAGACTAATAAGGATTTCTGTTTGAAGACTTAATCAAAAATGTCCGTCAACATTAACCCTGATTCTTACCAACAATAAGGTGAACAACCGTCTCGCTCCGTCACTTCGGGATAAAACATCTGTGTCGGTCTTGGCTCAAAATGCCTGGGCCGATTATTTGTCCAGTCCTGGGATCAACTCATCACTGCTCTGTCTCCCGTTGCTCTCTGAAGCCTGTCTGCACCTGGCTGGTGCTCGTCATCGGTCATGGAGTTCCACACCTGCATCTGTTCCCTCCATCTATGCAGAGCAAGGGTGGATCCCCACAGCCTTGGACCCCTGGCCCGAGCCCCCAGGACTGACAATCAGCTTCCTGCTCCACCTTCCACCAGGGTTTCCCTGGTCAGTGCTAGATCAAGAGCAAGTAAGACGTTAATCCTAAAATGACCTTTCCATCGCACATGAACTGGATGTCACGTGTTTTACTGAGATTTGGAAGAGTGCCTGTGTCTCAGTATCAGCGCTAAGTGAGTGACTGGTCGAGGAGGGGGAATTACCATCGTATTCAAGCAAGACTTTGACTGTAAACATCTGTCACTGGCCTCATCCACCAGTTTTGAGTCAATCATGTCTGAGCtgggttgttcttgttctgtACTGTGCACAGTGATATACTGACCCCCAAAACACAGCACTCATCACTTCTCAGACTTCCTAGCTGAAATAAGTCCTAAGTATGACCCTGTTTTCATCACTGGTGAAATGACTCTATGTAACCAATAAGTAGAAATCAGTCCTGACAGCAGTTTACTATCAatccagattttatttatacttgcTGGACTGGAACGCATCATTCAAAATAACGTGGAAAATCAAAACTCAGTGGTAAAAGGACAAACTACAGGTGTCTTTTGATAATGTAAGGGACAGCTGGCGTAAGGTGAAGgtgaaaaacacttttctgataTCGTTTAAGTTCATTAAATTTATCATTCTCCCAGTGAGAAGATCTGAGGCCTTTCTAGGAGTTtggatgttctccctgtgtctgcatgggttttgtCTGGGTACTCGTTGTTGACTCTAAATTGCCCCtagggtgtgagtgtgaatggttgtttgtgttagccctaagatggactggagacctgtccagggtggaccccgcctctcgccaagtgacagctgggatggactccagcaacccccacatCCCTAATGATAAGAGGTATTAGAAGATgagatatttacagaatattctcacattttttgtcctttaaatagaataaaacttCCCCAGTCAGATCAGACAGATGGAtcttgcatttttgtgtttttcttatttattcatttattttgaaaagcagccAAACATCAACCTGAACATGATGGTGT harbors:
- the LOC125016254 gene encoding lamin-L(I)-like, which codes for METRNKEMEIRNKELETRKKELETRNKEMETRNKQIEEMKQKWEKKLKEEEKKRERAEKEVETLKRKLEPESERIKPEETQNSSSSDSQKTSGDITVVINDRYNYICLRNKSDQDKPLGGRQLKVQISKQPITYTFDPSVELKAGDRVTFYRPDCDESFTLPHRLEWEDLKYWSPGDRVQVSLQ